The Macrobrachium nipponense isolate FS-2020 chromosome 13, ASM1510439v2, whole genome shotgun sequence genome has a window encoding:
- the LOC135225294 gene encoding early endosome antigen 1-like encodes MRLIVDSRDAFDQKERKVDHLQELLACQAIESENDQEKMRTLEVQMTAIESTVEELENHLMNVKENQEDLRGKLELTESEKSRLSEVAADLQDRNCELEKNLADETQKNLVLEDQVQFLESVLRQKESQLVSASEILNAERVKTEITAEELHVMRNWVSELGGENANFKEELEAKAAEVTSLNKELDNEKKRTQVLAGEAQVMKNWVAELGGQNANFKEELEAKEEEVHALKKELDIEKKQTQVLAGEAQVMKNWVAELGGQNANFKEELEAKEEEVHALKKELVNEKKQTQVLAGEAQVMKNWVAEQGGQNAKLQDEVKKNHLKINSLLKSLSKEKQRSRHLQDALHHGKEMENLLKEEKLRGSEMAASLRTVKIELENRDLQIENFLNMERKLICEKEELADKLGVALNHGKKLDSLLEEANEKARKFSNDFEEEVQKRETQMRDFLSKEEQLRAEKLELVDRLENAANLLIKEERENVHSQQMLQEKEKEVETLRKDEEDHHKQRKEMEIQLEEDEKELQHLRTECEQLKENWRIQEEKMIREQEHLRERQRRQEEALREQDKYMLMTLLHGTAQRNFHLQHIALQHGIETLDNANDKKQDEGQEEDLWMRKDKQHKKYCDAQRDRTNYRKQWDVLTQTLKDVTNGDSDKNCEISNKKPDDKTCHHRSKEEICMIEPYRAKTCEEKED; translated from the coding sequence ATGAGGCTCATAGTAGACTCCAGGGATGCCTTTGACCAGAAGGAGAGGAAAGTCGACCATCTACAAGAATTACTGGCATGTCAAGCGATAGAGTCTGAGAACGACCAAGAGAAAATGAGGACTCTGGAAGTGCAAATGACGGCCATTGAAAGCACTGTAGAAGAACTGGAAAATCACCTAATGAATGTTAAAGAGAACCAAGAAGACCTCCGAGGAAAACTTGAGCTCACTGAATCAGAAAAGTCTAGACTTAGCGAGGTTGCAGCTGACCTACAAGATAGAAATTGTGAGCTTGAGAAAAACTTGGCAGATGAGACCCAGAAGAACTTGGTACTAGAAGATCAAGTTCAGTTCCTAGAATCAGTTTTGCGCCAAAAAGAATCTCAGTTGGTCTCTGCATCAGAAATTCTAAATGCAGAAAGAGTGAAAACCGAGATTACGGCCGAAGAACTACACGTGATGAGGAACTGGGTCTCAGAACTAGGAGGAGAGAACGCAAACTTTAAAGAAGAATTAGAAGCAAAAGCAGCAGAAGTGACTTCACTGAATAAAGAGTTAGACAATGAGAAGAAGAGGACCCAAGTTCTGGCTGGAGAAGCCCAGGTTATGAAGAACTGGGTTGCAGAACTAGGAGGACAGAATGCAAACTTTAAAGAAGAGTTAGAAGCAAAGGAAGAAGAAGTGCATGCATTAAAGAAAGAGTTAGACATTGAGAAGAAACAGACCCAAGTTTTGGCTGGAGAAGCCCAGGTTATGAAGAACTGGGTTGCAGAACTAGGAGGACAGAATGCAAACTTTAAAGAAGAGTTAGAAGCAAAGGAAGAAGAAGTGCATGCACTAAAGAAAGAGTTAGTCAATGAGAAGAAGCAGACCCAAGTTCTGGCTGGAGAAGCCCAGGTTATGAAGAATTGGGTTGCAGAACAAGGAGGACAGAACGCCAAGCTTCAGGATGAGGTAAAGAAAAACCACCTGAAAATAAATTCACTTCTGAAATCTTTAAGTAAGGAGAAACAGAGGAGCAGACATCTCCAGGATGCTCTCCATCATGGTAAAGAGATGGAAAACTTgttgaaagaagaaaaattgagAGGAAGTGAGATGGCGGCTTCCCTGAGAACCGTCAAAATAGAGCTCGAAAACAGGGATCTCCAAATTGAAAACTTCTTAAACATGGAGCGAAAATTGATATGTGAAAAAGAAGAACTTGCCGATAAACTAGGCGTCGCTCTCAATCACGGGAAGAAACTGGACAGCTTACTGGAGGAGGCAAATGAAAAGGCAAGAAAATTCTCAAACGATTTTGAGGAGGAGGTCCAGAAAAGGGAGACCCAAATGAGAGATTTCTTAAGCAAAGAGGAACAACTCAGAGCTGAAAAGCTAGAGTTGGTAGACAGATTAGAAAATGCTGCTAATCTTCTGATtaaagaagagagggaaaatgtacaCTCCCAGCAAATGttacaggaaaaggaaaaagaagtagAGACACTGAGGAAAGATGAAGAAGACCATCACAAACAGAGGAAGGAGATGGAGATCCAACTCGAGGAAGATGAGAAAGAGCTGCAGCATCTTAGAACAGAATGTGAACAACTGAAAGAAAATTGGAGGATACAAGAGGAAAAGATGATCAGGGAACAAGAGCATCTCAGGGAGCGCCAAAGGAGACAGGAAGAGGCTCTGAGGGAACAGGACAAGTACATGCTAATGACACTTCTTCACGGGACAGCTCAGAGGAACTTCCATCTGCAACATATTGCACTGCAGCATGGAATTGAAACTCTGGACAACGCCAATGACAAGAAGCAAGATGAAGGGCAAGAAGAGGACCTGTGGATGAGGAAGGATAAACAACACAAGAAATACTGCGATGCCCAGCGTGATAGGACCAACTACAGGAAGCAGTGGGACGTCCTAACTCAGACATTGAAGGACGTCACTAATGGAGATTCTGACAAGAACTGTGAAATTTCCAACAAAAAACCAGATGACAAAACTTGTCATCATAGGAGCAAAGAAGAGATCTGTATGATCGAGCCCTACAGAGCCAAGACTTGTGAGGAAAAGGAGGACTAA
- the LOC135225293 gene encoding uncharacterized protein LOC135225293 gives MDDLFDFCCRRGVDSGFRAPGALFDAAVDYLEPEIAVDHPNSSLMAPSSAFARPTGLALLAALALAVCWMYGMSGRTSDVLEECMESERMDVYDSEDDDDELNISECEDNDDEDETDVCDSEYDLETDVSENENDLETDASKVSRLEESLELEDLKDSKEELVELEDLEDSKKELEETPNIEELESTEEERELPRLHQEQPDVERQRLEETLEKSQVYGTRMEYLWKEAEKAIEQIQRQLEDKDILLEKKADERAAMNRQIESACLHKEQVLIENRRLEHDLELALDRGEKIENYNKELKEKIVSLERQLEENDHLLKETGRRRERNEKSLPEEYGR, from the coding sequence ATGGACGACTTGTTTGATTTCTGTTGTCGTCGAGGAGTCGACAGTGGTTTCCGAGCACCTGGTGCTCTTTTTGATGCCGCTGTCGATTATCTCGAACCAGAAATTGCCGTCGATCACCCGAACAGCAGCTTGATGGCGCCATCTTCTGCCTTCGCCAGACCAACAGGTTTGGCCTTGTTGGCAGCCTTGGCGCTGGCTGTTTGCTGGATGTATGGAATGTCTGGACGAACGTCTGATGTTTTGGAAGAATGTATGGAAAGCGAACGAATGGATGTGTATGATagcgaggatgatgatgatgaactgaATATCAGCGAATGtgaggataatgatgatgaggatgaaacTGATGTATGTGATAGTGAATATGACCTTGAAACTGATGTGAGTGAGAATGAGAATGACCTGGAAACTGACGCGAGCAAAGTGTCTAGACTGGAAGAGAGTCTAGAACTGGAAGATCTGAAAGATAGTAAGGAGGAACTCGTAGAACTGGAAGATCTAGAAGACAGCAAGAAGGAACTGGAAGAGACCCCTAATATTGAAGAATTGGAAAGCACTGAGGAGGAAAGAGAGCTGCCGAGACTACATCAAGAACAGCCAGATGTAGAAAGGCAGAGGTTGGAAGAAACTCTGGAAAAAAGTCAGGTCTATGGTACTAGAATGGAATATCTGTGGAAGGAAGCAGAAAAGGCGATTGAGCAGATTCAACGTCAACTTGAGGATAAAGATATTTTGCTGGAAAAGAAGGCCGATGAGAGAGCAGCAATGAACAGACAAATCGAGAGTGCCTGCCTTCACAAAGAACAAGTTCTTATTGAAAATCGGCGCCTAGAACACGACTTGGAACTGGCTCTAGACCGAGGAGAGAAGATAGAGAACTACAATAAAGAACTGAAGGAGAAAATAGTGTCTCTGGAGAGACAATTAGAGGAGAATGATCATTTGCTAAAAGAAACGGGACGAAGACGAGAGAGAAACGAAAAGTCTCTTCCAGAAGAATATGGTCGATAA